From Bombyx mori chromosome 27, ASM3026992v2:
GAGATTTATCAAAACCATCAGGCGGTCCACGAGGTCGCAATTTTATACAGATGAAGTGGAAAGAGTTAACGGGATTACTAAATAGCGATTCTTCAGGAGATCCTAAGAGTGAGGACAAATGGCGTAAGGTATGTCAAGTGTTAACTCAAGGGACGCTATTTTTTTCTGCTGAAGCACTTGACTGAATCTACTAACTTTGTTATTAATCTTTCTTGTTTAGAAATTctaatttaatgtttgtttgttaattaaggTGTGGAGTGATTATAAGAATAATTGCAAGAAAAAGTGTGCTAAAATTAATAGAGCTGCTAGTGGCACTGGTGGCGGACCAGCGCTCCATTTATTATTGACTGACCAAGAACAAAGGGTCATGCAGATAATTGGAGTGCAGGCAGCTACTGGCATGGAGATAAAAGAAGCTGGGTTTCCACAAGTTAGCTATACTTTACATTTCAATTgtgcaataaatattgcatgtagtaagtaatttttttttatttcaggaagAAATTTCAACTGAGATGCCAAAtactcaaattattttaaaggaaCCGGAAATAGGTGCGTAGCccttttaattttagatttattgaAGTTCATTGTTTCTTAATACTGTAtctttatacataaaataagaaGGATATCACAGCTGTGATATCTATGAACCTAAATGAGACTAATTGTATAAACTGGCTTATTACATATTGGAATAATTTATAGATTGGAATGCTCCTAGCACAAGCAGCCAACCAACAGTGGCTCCACCACCACCAACTGAGGCTCCCCCTCCAGTCATTAACGAGGAAGAGGAGTGGAACCCTCCGCcgcagaaaaaaagaaaaaacaatttaacaaaaatgtttttagatATAGACAGAAAGGCAAGGGAGTATGCTTCAGAGCGTGATAGGGTATATGAGGAATTAGAAAGAGATCGGTTGAGAGTTAGAGAATTTGAGGTACGTGAAAGAGTAAGACAGAGAGATGAAGAGCTACGGATGCAGGGTCAATGGCTGGAATTTATGAAAGAGGCAATGGAAGCTTTTGTGAGGTTTATGGAGAGAAAGTCTTAAGTTAAGcttaattactatatttttttaccaactacttttattttaccaattacttaattattttattttattttattttaccaattacttaattataattaccaattactatatttttacaaaattaataaacaaaagtaaaattatGTATGAAGTCTATTAATTTTATCCACTAAAATACTTCTTATAGCTCTACCCCTAATTAACCCATCTCCTATAGTATTCTCTTGAAAAATATGTTCAGATATTGTCATAGCCAAATTGGGGTTTTCAATCTCTGCTGGTTCTGGTTCAGGTATGTTGAACTCAATGGCTAAGTTGTGCAATACACAGCATGCTGTTATGATTTTTGCACATTTTACTGGAGCATAGTGTAATGTGCGATCCTTACACAAACAACGCCATCGGTTTTTTAGTCGCCCAAAAGTATTTTCAATAGCTACCCTGGTCCTTCCATGAACTGCTGTATATTTATAAGCTGGAGTTCCCTCAACAGCATCTAAAATTGGTGTCATTAACCAGGGTCGCTGTGGATAACCAGAATCAcctggaaataataaaaaaaacctagttaaaacaaattaaacttaGTCTGAATATTTGTAaaggttattaataaaatattacctaaCAACCACACTTGCTCGTTATTTCGATGTAAGCTCTGCATATAATTGTTGACCACGCTATTTTCCCAAATAAAAGCGTCGTGGGTGGCTCCTCCGTATTTCGCATTTACGTTTAAAATACGACAATCACTATCACAAAtctaaaattgaagaaaaatcattacatcagtttaattttctattttacttcATTTGGACACGCCGGCGGAGCTGTGCTTACCATTTGCACATTTAATGAATGGAAATGCTTTctactataatataaatgttcgACTTCTTTTTTGGGTGTGAAAATATGGAAATGACATCCATCAATGCATCCTATAACTCCTGGGAAACCATACTTTGCAAAAAATCTGTAaggtaaaaacaaacaattggtagtgggtggtagaacctcttgtgagtccgcgcgggtaggtaccaccgccccgcctatatttgccgtgaagcagtaatgcgtttcggtttgaagggtggggcagccgttgtaactatacttgagaccttagaacttatatctcaaggtgggtggcgcatttacgttgtagatgtctatgggctccagtaaccacttaacagcaggtgggctgtgagctcgtccacccatctaagcaataaaaaaaaaaaaaaaaataacaatactactTTGTAGTCATAAGTTTACGCCAAATcgtgataatataaaaatgaatgtttgtaataaaattatatagttCACACTTACTTGTTTCTTATTACATCTCTATCAGCTCTGGCATAAGGAAATTTTatgaaagtatttaaaattgCAGGAGTTACAAGAGCATCTGTTACTTCCTTCACACATTTGCTAACAGTCGTTTGGCCCAAATATTTAGCCATTCCCACTAAGCGTTGGTAAGATCCAGTGGCATAAAAAGATAGCGCGCAAAGAACCTGAAATGTTTGAATTTGATGTTACATTGAAGCTTTTCTCACAATAGAGACTTGGCACTGCCCTTAGCATTGCTAACATACATGAGCGAGCGAGCGAGTGAgttaccacttaccatcatgtgggccgtatgctcgtctacctactgagataataaaaacaaacttaccTTAAGTTCCAAACTTATCCTGGAACTTGCTTTTAAAGATGTTTTTTGCTTAAGTTGATTACAAAGAAACTTGAATGATTCTTTATTCAACCGGTATCTATTTTTGAATTCCGCGTCATTTATGTCCACaggattatttttctttctcaGAGCAACTCTGCGTGTAATTTCTCTATAAGTAATAAAACCAATTGATTCTcaattaatttatgtttaaaaaatattagaatataacACGATTGACTGAAGTAGGTACTTACCTAACTTCTCTTGATGAATATTCTTCATTTTCAAGTAAACTTGCagcaacaaaataatataagggACTACGCTCGTACAACGGTGGTCTTTGCATTTTgcgcaatttattaaaattaattgtatataaGAACTAACTAAAGTGATAagaaaacactattatttataaaaaattacttataaaataaaaacatggataaaattatatttaaacacgTTACGAAACCTTTCTCACCAACAAATCTTAAGTGAATAAAGTTTCGACAATACTCGATACCCAGCCTTCGAAATTTACATTACCGTACGTCAAAACAGTGTTCGTGCTCGCAATTATAGCGTTTCATTGTTTATATGGTTCAAGTATCGTTTACGTGACGATACGATTGCGATACGAAATTTGTTCGTGCTACCAAAATTAGTTCCTTTTACGTACGATAGGGGCGCTGTACGAATCTCATACAAATATAATTCGATAACGTTACGAATACATTTTCGCAAGTTATTCGTGCTAGGGCTACAGTAGCCCAAGCACGAAAATTTTACGAATTCGTAACGTTAATGTATCGAGCCCTCGATACGTTAACGTTACTCCGCAGCACGAACAACATTTTGCCAACTATCGTAAGCTCGATTCGAATACGTTAGTGACGTCATCCTAACGTAAGTAGGGACGGTCCTTGTGGAATGAAATGATTATCATATGGAATTAATGATTCGTTCGGAAACTTAACCAAgttgtcattttattttaaacttttgaatttacggtttatttaattaaaaaataattaactagtGCATACAAAGTGAAGTACATATGACGAAAGATATTTAAGAACATGCTATGACATTAAAATCAAAGGAATAAAATAGTGTCTTggatttcaaaacaaaaaaattcggaTTCCGAACGAATCCACTTGATATCGGCCAAGGCTAAGTTTGTTTATGTTTGCTTTAGTTCTTGTGAAGAGCGAAagtgtttcattgtttttattaatttagtacttATTTTTCGAGATTTACCTATTTAAATATGAGAACTAGCCACTCACAGTATTTAACAATGGTGGAATTTATGGAAGCGTAAGTACTTATAAAGttctaatttattagaaaagtttTCTCAAGTGTTTCAGtcaatatttatgtaatgtGCCATACAATTTATATTCCAGAAATGGAGATTTATCAAAACCATCAGGCGGTCCACGAGGTCGCAATTTTATACAGATGAAGTGGAAAGAGTTAACGGGATTACTAAATAGCGATTCTTCAGGAGATCCTAAGAGTGAGGACAAATGGCGTAAGGTATGTCAAGTGTTAACTCAAGGGACGCTATTTTTTTCTGCTGAAGCACTTGACTGAATCTACTAACTTTATTACTAATCTTTCTTGTTTAGAAATTCTAATTTaacgtttgtttgttaatgaaGGTGTGGAGTGATTATAAGAATAATTGCAAGAAAAAGTGTGCTAAAATTAATAGAGCTGCTAGTGGCACTGGTGGCGGACCAGCTCTCCATTTATTATTGACTGACCAAGAACAAAGGGTCATGCAGATAATTGGAGTGCAGGCAGCTACTGGCATGGAGATAAAAGAAGCTGGGTTTCCACAAGTTAGCTATACTTTACATTTCAATTgtgcaataaatattgcatgtagtaagtaatattttttttatttcaggaagAAATTTCAACTGAGAGGCCAAAtactcaaattattttaaaggaaCCGGAAATAGGTGCGTAGCccttttaattttagatttattgaAGTTCATTGTTTCTTAATACAGTAtctttatacataaaataagaaGGATATCACAGCTATGATATCTATGAACCTAAATGAGACTAATTGTATAAACTGGCTTATTACATATTGGAATAATTTATAGATTGGAATACTCCTAGCACAAGCAGCCAACCAACAGTGGCTCCACCACCACCAACTGAGGCTCCCCCTCCAGTTATTAACGAGGAAGAGGAGTGGAACCCTCCGccacagaaaaaaagaaaaaacaatttaacaaaaatgtttttagatATAGACCGAAAGGCAAGGGAGTATGCTTCAGAGCGTGATAGGGTATATGAGGAATTAGAAAGAGATCGGTTGAGAGTTAGAGAATTTGAGGTACGTGAAAGAGTAAGACAGAGAGATGAAGAGCTACGGATGCAGGGTCAATGGCTGGAATTTATGAAAGAGGCAATGGAAGCTTTTGTGAGGTTTATGGAGAGAAAGTCTTAAGTTAAGcttaattactatatttttttaccaattacttaattattttattttattttattttaccaattacttaattataattaccaattactatatttttacaaaattaataaacaaaagtaaaattatGTATGAAGTCTATTAATTTTATCCACTAAAATACTTCTTATAGCTCTACCCCTAATTAACCCATCTCCTGTAGTATTCTCTTGAAAAATATGTTCAGATATTGTCATAGCCAAATTGGGGTTTTCAATCTCTGCTGGTTCTGGTTCAGGTATGTTGAACTCAATGGCTAAGTTGTGCAATACACAGCATGCTGTTATGATTTTTGCACATTTTACTGGAGCATAGTGTAATGTGCGATCCTTACACAAACAACGCCATCGGTTTTTTAGTCGCCCAAAAGTATTTTCAATAGCTACCCTGGTCCTTCCATGAACTGCTGTATATTTATAAGCTGGAGTTCCCTCAACAGCATCTAAAATTGGTGTCATTAACCAGGGTCGCCGTGGATAACCAGAATCAcctggaaataataaaaaaaacctagttaaaataaattaaacttagtcTGAATATTTGTAaaggttattaataaaatattacctaaCAACCACACTTGCTCGTTATTTCGATGTAAGCTCTGCATATAATTGTTGACCACGCTATTTTCCCAAATAAAAGCGTCGTGGGTGGCTCCTCCGTATTTCGCATTTACGTTTAAAATACGACAATCACTATCACAAAtctaaaattgaagaaaaatcattacatcagtttaattttctattttacttcATTTGGACACGCCGGCGGAGCTGCGCTTACCATTTGCACATTTAATGAATGGAAATGCTTTCTACTATAATACAAATGTTCGACTTCTTTTTTGGGTGTGAAAATATGGAAATGACATCCATCAATGCATCCTATAACTCCTGGGAAACCATACTTTGCAAAAAATCTGTAaggtaaaaacaaacaattggtactggtggtaggacctcttgtgagtccgcacgggtaggtaccaccgccccgcctatatttgccgtgaaacagtaatgcgtttcggtttgaaggggggggcagccgttgtaactatactgagaccttaggacttatatctcaaggtgggtggcgcatttacgttgtagatgtctatgggctccagtaaccacttaacagcaggtggtctgtgagctcgtccacccatctaagcaataaaaaaaataaaaataacaatactactTTTTAGTCATAAGTTTACGCCAAATCgtgatattataaaaatgaatgtttgtaataaaattatatagttCACACTTACTTGTTTCTTATTACATCTCTATCAGCTCTGGCATAAGGAAATTTTatgaaagtatttaaaattgCAGGAGTTACAAGAGCATCTGTTACTTCCTTCACACATTTGCTTACAGTCGGTTGGCCCAAATATTTAGCCATTCCCACTAAGCGTTGGTAAGATCCAGTGGCATAAAAAACATATAAGCTTTTCTCACAATAGAGACTTGGCACTGCCCTTAGCATTGCTAACATACATGAGCGAGCGAGCGAGTGAgttaccacttaccatcatgtgggccgtatgctcgtctacctactgagataataaaaactaatttaccTTAAGTTCCAAACTTATCCTGGAACTTGCTTTTAAAGATGTTTTTTGCTTAAGTTGATTACAAAGAAACTTGAATGATTCTTTATTCAACCGGTATCTATTTTTGAATTCCGCGTCATTTATGTCCACaggattatttttctttctcaGAGCAACTCTGCGTGTAATTTCTCTATAAGTAATAAAACCAATTGATTCTcaattaatttatgtttaaaaaatattagaatataacACGATTGACTGAAGTAGGTACTTACCTAACTTCTCTTGATGAATATTCTTCATTTTCAAGTAAACTTGCagcaacaaaataatataaaggacTACGCTCGTACAACGGTGGTCTTTGCATTTtgagcaatttattaaaattaattgtatataaGAACTAACTAAAGTGATAagaaaacactattatttataaaaaattacttaaaaaataaaaacatggataaaattatatttaaacacgTTACGAAACCTTTCTCACCAACAAATCTTAAGTGAATAAAGTTTCGACAATACTCGATACCCAGCCTTCGAAATTTACATTACCGTTTATATTGAAAACATCTTTAAACaactaatgtaatataatacttTTCCATAGTAAAAAGTCTATTTTCTGCCATCTAGCGGTATTCAACGAAAGgtataatacaaacaaaatggCATATGAATTTGAAACACAACATGATAAACTTACACGGTGAATCAACAGATGGCGCTTTATAATGTTTTCATGCGAAACCAGACCCTGCGTCTGCCGGGATTAGCTATTCAACGGAAAACTGGGCTGTATCTCGACGGGGTAACGCTGAAAATACACCTGACAATAATGCTTAAGCTTCCGGTTGATTTGGATAAGTCACATATTTTGTTCAGTATAAAATTTTCGCAATGATTCAGAAAATATTTTGTACAACaatatatctttattttatttcgcttCTATATGATATTTCTAAAAAAACCAACAT
This genomic window contains:
- the LOC119630697 gene encoding uncharacterized protein LOC119630697 isoform X2; the encoded protein is MRTSHSQYLTMVEFMEANGDLSKPSGGPRGRNFIQMKWKELTGLLNSDSSGDPKSEDKWRKEEISTEMPNTQIILKEPEIDWNAPSTSSQPTVAPPPPTEAPPPVINEEEEWNPPPQKKRKNNLTKMFLDIDRKAREYASERDRVYEELERDRLRVREFEVRERVRQRDEELRMQGQWLEFMKEAMEAFVRFMERKS
- the LOC119630697 gene encoding uncharacterized protein LOC119630697 isoform X1, with translation MRTSHSQYLTMVEFMEANGDLSKPSGGPRGRNFIQMKWKELTGLLNSDSSGDPKSEDKWRKVWSDYKNNCKKKCAKINRAASGTGGGPALHLLLTDQEQRVMQIIGVQAATGMEIKEAGFPQEEISTEMPNTQIILKEPEIDWNAPSTSSQPTVAPPPPTEAPPPVINEEEEWNPPPQKKRKNNLTKMFLDIDRKAREYASERDRVYEELERDRLRVREFEVRERVRQRDEELRMQGQWLEFMKEAMEAFVRFMERKS
- the LOC119630695 gene encoding putative nuclease HARBI1, with the protein product MQRPPLYERSPLYYFVAASLLENEEYSSREVREITRRVALRKKNNPVDINDAEFKNRYRLNKESFKFLCNQLKQKTSLKASSRISLELKVLCALSFYATGSYQRLVGMAKYLGQTTVSKCVKEVTDALVTPAILNTFIKFPYARADRDVIRNKFFAKYGFPGVIGCIDGCHFHIFTPKKEVEHLYYSRKHFHSLNVQMICDSDCRILNVNAKYGGATHDAFIWENSVVNNYMQSLHRNNEQVWLLGDSGYPQRPWLMTPILDAVEGTPAYKYTAVHGRTRVAIENTFGRLKNRWRCLCKDRTLHYAPVKCAKIITACCVLHNLAIEFNIPEPEPAEIENPNLAMTISEHIFQENTIGDGLIRGRAIRSILVDKINRLHT
- the LOC119628418 gene encoding uncharacterized protein LOC119628418 produces the protein MRTSHSQYLTMVEFMEANGDLSKPSGGPRGRNFIQMKWKELTGLLNSDSSGDPKSEDKWRKVWSDYKNNCKKKCAKINRAASGTGGGPALHLLLTDQEQRVMQIIGVQAATGMEIKEAGFPQEEISTERPNTQIILKEPEIDWNTPSTSSQPTVAPPPPTEAPPPVINEEEEWNPPPQKKRKNNLTKMFLDIDRKAREYASERDRVYEELERDRLRVREFEVRERVRQRDEELRMQGQWLEFMKEAMEAFVRFMERKS